The following proteins come from a genomic window of Mycobacterium sp. DL:
- a CDS encoding recombinase family protein, producing MTKILGYARVSTVGQDLDAQLVALAGAGVGPDQVFTDKLSGAVSTDRPGLTAMLHYAREGDTVVVTAIDRLGRSVAEVTRTIAELGERRILLRALREGVDTGTPTGRAVAAIMATLAELELELGKERRAASRESRRARSLPATKPHRLSADRQEQLRRLAATGEPVTELAAAFGIGRATAYRYLARGDIGT from the coding sequence GTGACGAAGATTCTCGGGTACGCCCGCGTGAGCACCGTGGGCCAAGACCTCGATGCGCAGCTCGTCGCGCTCGCAGGGGCCGGTGTCGGACCGGATCAAGTCTTCACTGACAAACTCTCGGGAGCGGTGAGCACCGACCGGCCTGGGTTGACGGCAATGCTGCACTACGCCCGTGAAGGTGACACCGTCGTTGTCACTGCGATCGATCGTCTGGGCCGCTCCGTCGCCGAAGTGACACGCACTATCGCTGAACTCGGTGAGCGTCGAATCTTGTTGCGCGCCTTGCGTGAAGGCGTGGATACGGGCACTCCGACCGGCCGTGCCGTCGCCGCCATAATGGCAACCCTCGCGGAGCTCGAGCTCGAGCTCGGAAAAGAGCGCCGTGCCGCCTCACGCGAGTCCCGCCGAGCTCGCAGCTTGCCGGCCACCAAACCCCACAGGCTCAGCGCCGACCGCCAAGAGCAACTGCGTCGTCTCGCTGCGACCGGTGAACCGGTCACCGAGCTCGCCGCGGCGTTCGGGATCGGCAGGGCGACTGCGTACCGATATCTCGCACGCGGAGATATCGGTACTTAG
- a CDS encoding DUF3800 domain-containing protein, giving the protein MPRHLNRMIYIDDSGHPQSGMVVYGWVEFSPDRWGSVLRCWLDCRKMLWREYRVAIQQELHTTDYVNGRGRISKNVPDRHVHNGIEFWKDFGREVAVECLDTLRCAEGLVVGSVYRQGDPARLAATKRELYRDLIMRFEKELAATDSLGVVVMDGDGSDSSYRTTHRQLKLDERRIIEDAIHLDSKSSQLVQMADLVAWSAYAAADRHPRNEFAWDWYEKYLAERDPNRQPKELAPRNS; this is encoded by the coding sequence ATGCCACGGCACCTCAATCGGATGATCTACATAGACGACTCTGGACACCCCCAGTCTGGGATGGTCGTGTACGGCTGGGTTGAGTTCAGCCCGGACCGCTGGGGTTCTGTGCTCCGGTGCTGGCTCGATTGCCGAAAGATGCTGTGGCGTGAGTACCGGGTGGCCATCCAACAGGAGCTGCACACAACGGACTACGTGAACGGCCGCGGCCGGATTTCCAAAAATGTCCCTGACCGGCACGTGCACAACGGGATCGAGTTCTGGAAAGACTTCGGCCGCGAGGTCGCGGTGGAATGCCTGGACACACTGCGCTGTGCCGAGGGGCTGGTCGTGGGGTCGGTCTACCGCCAGGGGGACCCCGCGCGCCTTGCCGCGACCAAACGGGAGCTTTACCGAGATTTGATCATGCGCTTTGAAAAAGAGCTGGCCGCCACCGACTCGCTCGGTGTCGTGGTGATGGACGGGGACGGCAGCGATAGCAGTTACCGGACCACGCACCGTCAGTTGAAGCTGGATGAACGGCGCATCATCGAAGACGCGATCCATCTCGATTCGAAATCGTCGCAACTTGTGCAGATGGCCGACTTGGTCGCTTGGAGCGCGTATGCGGCCGCCGACCGCCACCCGCGGAATGAGTTTGCCTGGGACTGGTACGAGAAATACCTGGCTGAGCGGGATCCGAACAGGCAGCCGAAGGAACTTGCCCCCAGAAACAGCTAG
- a CDS encoding AAA family ATPase, with translation MQPKRHALANQKGGVGKTATTLGLASAISHRGGRALIVDVDPQANATEGLGVYTEDGQLTTADLMDRTEAGSAIDAVVATDWDGVDLIPSHLDLSNAESSGASDLVFRLDVAFEGLDLSPYDAVLFDCPPSLGKLLFAVLLTVDTVYAITEPTKDSVKGVTRLETTVQKVKLRPNPRLELAKIIISRRQNKGEHIDRERELREAYGDLVARTVIPDLGARQDAHSAEVPMHKFKGGRALSLQVAYDDLADELGITIGAPA, from the coding sequence GTGCAACCAAAACGGCACGCCTTGGCCAACCAGAAAGGTGGCGTCGGCAAGACTGCGACGACACTCGGGCTGGCCAGCGCCATCAGTCACCGCGGAGGGCGTGCCCTCATCGTCGACGTGGACCCCCAGGCCAACGCCACCGAAGGCCTCGGTGTGTACACAGAAGATGGGCAACTCACCACCGCTGACCTCATGGATCGCACCGAAGCCGGCTCAGCCATCGATGCCGTCGTGGCCACTGACTGGGACGGCGTCGACCTCATCCCGTCCCACTTGGATCTGTCCAACGCCGAATCCAGCGGCGCTTCCGATCTCGTGTTCCGCCTGGATGTCGCTTTCGAAGGCCTGGACCTCTCGCCGTATGACGCCGTGCTGTTCGACTGCCCACCCAGCCTGGGCAAGCTGCTGTTCGCCGTTCTGCTCACTGTGGACACCGTGTACGCCATCACCGAACCAACGAAAGACTCCGTCAAAGGCGTGACGCGGCTGGAAACCACCGTCCAGAAGGTCAAGTTGCGCCCCAACCCGCGTCTGGAGCTGGCCAAGATCATTATTTCCCGCCGCCAGAACAAAGGCGAACACATCGACCGTGAACGCGAGCTGCGCGAAGCCTACGGCGACCTCGTGGCCCGCACCGTCATACCCGACCTCGGAGCCCGCCAAGACGCCCACAGCGCCGAAGTGCCCATGCACAAATTCAAAGGCGGCCGCGCACTCAGCCTGCAAGTCGCCTACGACGACTTGGCCGACGAACTCGGCATCACCATCGGAGCGCCCGCATGA